From Salvelinus sp. IW2-2015 linkage group LG33, ASM291031v2, whole genome shotgun sequence, one genomic window encodes:
- the p2rx7 gene encoding P2X purinoceptor 7 isoform X2, with translation MPCKLLNLCEYETHKLVRIQSVRLGSLKWTFNGVILMFICIMMLWHKEYQEHDYVVSSVTAKVKGVALTSLPDVGDIVWDVVDYSGPSQGKNSFFVVTNVIVTKKQRQGKCPEVPPYGKVCRTDEDCVKGFWDQHSHGVQTGACVKFDVTRKTCEVSAWCPIESKKKPPKRNILPEMTESYLKRCQFNRHTDSSCPIFRLGDIVKEAKENFSEMAVEGGVIGIQIKWDCNLDGFLRNCLPKYSFRRLDEKESNRTLYPGLNFRFARYQTEKGVEERTLFKAFGIRFDVMVFGKAGKFSIIQLIIFIGSTLSYYTLTTIFIDWLIGTSCYSKEARQNYSEKKVESVQDRQQCILCVSFVDENHIRVVKKSHKKSLQQVKPISVHPCKDDTGHLSAMVGVLQKGNNIIDKPPQVLPRPNLPAWCLCGCCLPSTHPQEQLCCRQSIGRCITTSSLFEQLVLSRPLLDAVLLYREPLSDLTEGEQRIAALRNCAYRQYISWRIGAPPRESIPVMPSCSVWRIREEYPSQEGEYTV, from the exons ATGCCTTGTAAACTGCTAAATCTATGTGAGTATGAAACACATAAACTGGTCCGAATACAAAGTGTAAGGCTGGGATCGCTGAAATGGACATTTAACGGAGTCATACTGATGTTCATCTG CATTATGATGCTCTGGCACAAGGAGTACCAAGAACACGACTATGTGGTCAGCTCTGTTACTGCTAAGGTCAAGGGAGTGGCCTTGACCAGTTTACCAGATGTTGGTGATATAGTATGGGACGTTGTGGATTACAGTGGGCcatcacag GGAAAGAATTCATTTTTCGTGGTGACCAACGTCATTGTTACAAAGAAACAAAGGCAAGGAAAATGCCCTGAG GTCCCTCCGTATGGAAAAGTGTGTCGGACAGACGAGGACTGTGTAAAGGGATTCTGGGATCAGCACAGTCATG GGGTTCAGACAGGTGCATGTGTGAAGTTTGATGTGACACGGAAAACATGTGAGGTGTCTGCGTGGTGCCCCATAGAGTCCAAGAAAAAGCCCCCCAA AAGGAACATCCTCCCTGAGATGACGGAAAGTTACCTGAAGCGCTGCCAGTTTAACAGGCATACAGACTCCTCGTGCCCCATCTTCCGTCTGGGGGACATTGTAAAGGAGGCTAAAGAGAACTTCTCAGAGATGGCAGTTGAG GGTGGCGTCATTGGGATCCAAATTAAGTGGGATTGTAACCTGGATGGGTTCTTGCGGAACTGTCTGCCCAAATACTCCTTCCGCCGGCTGGATGAGAAGGAGAGCAATAGAACACTGTACCCTGGTCTCAACTTCAG GTTTGCCAGATATCAGACAGAGAAAGGTGTTGAGGAGAGAACCCTGTTTAAAGCATTTGGGATCAGGTTTGATGTCATGGTGTTTGGAAAG GCAGGAAAATTCAGCATAATCCAACTGATCATCTTTATTGGATCAACTCTATCATATTATACACTG ACCACTATATTCATCGACTGGCTCATTGGGACCAGTTGTTACTCTAAAGAAGCCAGACAGAACTACTCCGAGAAGAAAGTTGAATCTGTTCAGGACAGACAGCAG TGCATTCTCTGTGTCTCGTTTGTGGACGAGAACCATATAAGAGTGGTGAAAAAATCACATAAGAAAAGTTTACAACAAGTGAAGCCCATCTCTGTTCACCCATGCAAG GACGACACAGGGCACCTGAGTGCCATGGTTGGTGTATTGCAGAAAGGCAACAACATCATAGACAAGCCGCCCCAGGTTCTCCCCCGGCCCAACCTTCCAGCCTGGTGTCTGTGTGGCTGCTGTCTCCCTTCCACCCATCCCCAGGAGCAGCTGTGCTGCAGGCAGAGCATTGGCCGCTGCATTACCACCTCCTCCCTGTTTGAACAGCTGGTGCTGAGTCGGCCCTTGTTGGACGCAGTGCTGCTGTACAGGGAGCCTCTCTCTGACCTGACCGAGGGGGAGCAACGGATCGCCGCCCTTCGCAACTGCGCCTACAGACAGTACATCAGCTGGAGAATTGGGGCCCCACCCAGAGAAAGTATCCCTGTCATGCCCAGTTGTAGTGTGTGGAGAATCAGAGAGGAGTACCCCAGCCAAGAAGGAGAGTACACTGTCTGA
- the p2rx7 gene encoding P2X purinoceptor 4 isoform X1 has product MPCKLLNLCEYETHKLVRIQSVRLGSLKWTFNGVILMFICIMMLWHKEYQEHDYVVSSVTAKVKGVALTSLPDVGDIVWDVVDYSGPSQGKNSFFVVTNVIVTKKQRQGKCPEVPPYGKVCRTDEDCVKGFWDQHSHGVQTGACVKFDVTRKTCEVSAWCPIESKKKPPKPALLASAENFTVLIKNNIRFPNFNFMRRNILPEMTESYLKRCQFNRHTDSSCPIFRLGDIVKEAKENFSEMAVEGGVIGIQIKWDCNLDGFLRNCLPKYSFRRLDEKESNRTLYPGLNFRFARYQTEKGVEERTLFKAFGIRFDVMVFGKAGKFSIIQLIIFIGSTLSYYTLTTIFIDWLIGTSCYSKEARQNYSEKKVESVQDRQQCILCVSFVDENHIRVVKKSHKKSLQQVKPISVHPCKDDTGHLSAMVGVLQKGNNIIDKPPQVLPRPNLPAWCLCGCCLPSTHPQEQLCCRQSIGRCITTSSLFEQLVLSRPLLDAVLLYREPLSDLTEGEQRIAALRNCAYRQYISWRIGAPPRESIPVMPSCSVWRIREEYPSQEGEYTV; this is encoded by the exons ATGCCTTGTAAACTGCTAAATCTATGTGAGTATGAAACACATAAACTGGTCCGAATACAAAGTGTAAGGCTGGGATCGCTGAAATGGACATTTAACGGAGTCATACTGATGTTCATCTG CATTATGATGCTCTGGCACAAGGAGTACCAAGAACACGACTATGTGGTCAGCTCTGTTACTGCTAAGGTCAAGGGAGTGGCCTTGACCAGTTTACCAGATGTTGGTGATATAGTATGGGACGTTGTGGATTACAGTGGGCcatcacag GGAAAGAATTCATTTTTCGTGGTGACCAACGTCATTGTTACAAAGAAACAAAGGCAAGGAAAATGCCCTGAG GTCCCTCCGTATGGAAAAGTGTGTCGGACAGACGAGGACTGTGTAAAGGGATTCTGGGATCAGCACAGTCATG GGGTTCAGACAGGTGCATGTGTGAAGTTTGATGTGACACGGAAAACATGTGAGGTGTCTGCGTGGTGCCCCATAGAGTCCAAGAAAAAGCCCCCCAA GCCTGCTCTCTTGGCATCAGCTGAGAACTTTACAGTCCTCATCAAAAACAACATCAGATTCCCAAACTTTAATTTCATGAG AAGGAACATCCTCCCTGAGATGACGGAAAGTTACCTGAAGCGCTGCCAGTTTAACAGGCATACAGACTCCTCGTGCCCCATCTTCCGTCTGGGGGACATTGTAAAGGAGGCTAAAGAGAACTTCTCAGAGATGGCAGTTGAG GGTGGCGTCATTGGGATCCAAATTAAGTGGGATTGTAACCTGGATGGGTTCTTGCGGAACTGTCTGCCCAAATACTCCTTCCGCCGGCTGGATGAGAAGGAGAGCAATAGAACACTGTACCCTGGTCTCAACTTCAG GTTTGCCAGATATCAGACAGAGAAAGGTGTTGAGGAGAGAACCCTGTTTAAAGCATTTGGGATCAGGTTTGATGTCATGGTGTTTGGAAAG GCAGGAAAATTCAGCATAATCCAACTGATCATCTTTATTGGATCAACTCTATCATATTATACACTG ACCACTATATTCATCGACTGGCTCATTGGGACCAGTTGTTACTCTAAAGAAGCCAGACAGAACTACTCCGAGAAGAAAGTTGAATCTGTTCAGGACAGACAGCAG TGCATTCTCTGTGTCTCGTTTGTGGACGAGAACCATATAAGAGTGGTGAAAAAATCACATAAGAAAAGTTTACAACAAGTGAAGCCCATCTCTGTTCACCCATGCAAG GACGACACAGGGCACCTGAGTGCCATGGTTGGTGTATTGCAGAAAGGCAACAACATCATAGACAAGCCGCCCCAGGTTCTCCCCCGGCCCAACCTTCCAGCCTGGTGTCTGTGTGGCTGCTGTCTCCCTTCCACCCATCCCCAGGAGCAGCTGTGCTGCAGGCAGAGCATTGGCCGCTGCATTACCACCTCCTCCCTGTTTGAACAGCTGGTGCTGAGTCGGCCCTTGTTGGACGCAGTGCTGCTGTACAGGGAGCCTCTCTCTGACCTGACCGAGGGGGAGCAACGGATCGCCGCCCTTCGCAACTGCGCCTACAGACAGTACATCAGCTGGAGAATTGGGGCCCCACCCAGAGAAAGTATCCCTGTCATGCCCAGTTGTAGTGTGTGGAGAATCAGAGAGGAGTACCCCAGCCAAGAAGGAGAGTACACTGTCTGA